GAATCCGCGTTTTGCCATGCTGGATCGGGATCTGATTCCGGATAAACTGCGAAAACGGATGAAAATATCGGATTTTGAGCGACTGCAATGTCGGAGTCGGTATTTTTGCGATGGTCATGTGCTGGGGTCGAAGGAATTTGTGGACGAATTTTTTGAGCAGAATAGCGATTATTTCGGGATGAATCGCAAAACAGGAGCCCGCAAAATGCGAGGGGGCTGGGGCGAGATGTATACGATTCGCGATTTGGGACATTGGTGCTGATGTCAGCATCTCCGTGACCAGAAAAAAAGGACTGCTCATCACAGTGGATGAACAGTCCGCAACATGTTATCAAAAAGATGCTGTCAACTACAGGCATCAACCTTTCGCGTGGACAAATACTTTTGCAGGAGAATGAATAAGGAAATCAAAACCCCAATAAATATCTTTGTCCACCAAGAGCTGAGATTGCCCTGGAATGAAATGATTGTTTGAATGAGACCCAGAATGAGTACGCCGACCAAAGTCCCTTCGACAAATCCCATACCGCCTGTAAGTAATGTTCCTCCAATAACAACAGCCGCGATAACATCTAATTCGAGCCCTGTACCGGCCAGTGGATAGCCGGCCAATGTGTAAAGCGAGTAAACCAATCCACCCAGTGCACAGATGGTGCTGTTCAGGGTATAGATCATGATTTTCGTCCTGGCTACGGGCAGTCCCATAAGAATGGCTGATTTTTCATTGCCTCCGATAGCATACACGTTTCTCCCGAAACGGGTGTAGTGAAGGACATAAGCCCCAACGACAACCACAACAATAAAGAGAATGGCATAGGATGGAATCTTAACCCCGCGATCCAGTCGAACGGCCAACCGCGAAATGTCCAGAAACAGACTGTTGCGGATCGGAACGGAATCCAGACTGATCATATAGGCCAGTCCCCTGGCCAGAAACATCCCCACCAGCGTCACCAGAAAAGGCGGCAGATTCAGGTATTGAATCAAGCACCCCATACTGAAGCCCAGCAGTGCCCCGC
The sequence above is drawn from the Spartobacteria bacterium genome and encodes:
- the yjfF gene encoding sugar ABC transporter permease YjfF, with the translated sequence MKFRLNQKNIPLLATFLVFFLIYMSGAVAFDGFLSRRVFINLFVDNAFVGIIAVGMTFVIISGGIDLSVGSLVAFTGVLSANLLSKYEMNPVLVIVICLLCGALLGFSMGCLIQYLNLPPFLVTLVGMFLARGLAYMISLDSVPIRNSLFLDISRLAVRLDRGVKIPSYAILFIVVVVVGAYVLHYTRFGRNVYAIGGNEKSAILMGLPVARTKIMIYTLNSTICALGGLVYSLYTLAGYPLAGTGLELDVIAAVVIGGTLLTGGMGFVEGTLVGVLILGLIQTIISFQGNLSSWWTKIFIGVLISLFILLQKYLSTRKVDACS